The DNA region GCGGCCAGCTCCCAGTCGACGGCACGTCCGACAGCCAAAGATGCTCGGGCTGAGCCGCTCACGTGCGGCACCCGCAGGACCGCAGCGTCGCGGCGAAGGCATCCAGCGCGGTTCGCCCGGTGGGTCCGGCATCGTTGGACAGCAGCGCGAAGGTCAGTACCCGCCCGTCGGAGTCGGTGACGATGCCCGCCAACGAGTTGGTTCCGGTCAGTGACCCGGTCTTGGCGCGCAGGTATCCGACCGCGGCGCGCCCCTGATCGGTGTCGTGGTAGCGGTAGGACAGCGTGCCGCTGCCGCCGGCGATCGGCAGCAGATCGACCAGCGGCCGAAGCTCGGGCACCTCGGTGCCCGCAGCGGCCTGGTTCACCTCGTCGAGTGTCGCGGCGGTCAGCCGGTCATCTACCGAGAGCCCGCTGGAGTCGAACAATCTGGCCCCGGTGGTGTCGATGCCGGCCTTGTCCAGCGTGGCCAGCACCGCCTCGGCGGCACCGTCGAAGCTCTGCGGCCTGCCCGACGCGTCGGCGACCTCGCGTCCGATCGACTCGGCCATCACGTTGTCGGAGAAGTTCATCATTTCCCGTAACCGCTGCATCAGCGGTGGCGACTGCACCGAGGCGATCTCGCGGCCCTGCGCCACCGTGGGCAGCACCCGCACGGTCTGCGGATCCACCTGCAACGCCGTGGCCAGCGCCCGGCCGGCATCCAGCGCCGGGGTCTTGGACCGGCGGGACTCGACGCTGACCGGCTGGGTGCGGCCGCCGTCGAGCATCACCGACTCGATCGGCGCGATGTCGCCGCCGTCGATGTCCAGGGCGTCCCAACCGACCGCCATCGACGGGCCCCGGTAGGCGCTGATGTCGACCTGCACGGTCTGGACGGTGACGCCGCTGCGCCGCACCTGATCGGCCAGATCGACGATGCGCGCCGCGTCGCGGTACCAGGTGTCCTCGCCGCGGGGCGCCGCCGACAATGTCGGGTCGCCACCACCGACCAGCACGATGACGCCCGGCGACGGAGTGATCACACGCGTGGTCAACCGGTCCTCGCGATGCAAGGCCAGCAGCGCCGCCGCGGCGGTGAGCGTCTTGTTCGTCGAGGCCGGCTGCATCGGGATCTGCGCCCCCTGCTCCCAGAGCACCTCGCCGCTCATCGCGTCGGCGATACGGCCGGTGAACATTCCGAGGTTCGGGTCGGCCAGCACCGGGGCCAGCGCAGCCGCCAGACCGCGCCGGGTCGGCATGGCCGACGTGTCGGTCACCGGGACGACTCCGGGCTGCGCAGACGCCGGGGCCGGCGCGGGTGGCACCGCGATCTGCTCGCCGGACTGGCGGGCGGCCAGCACAGAGGCAGCGGTGACCACGGTGACCAGCAGCACAACTGCCAGGCCGAGAATCACGAAGGTGGAACGTCGCCACCGAGTGGGCCGCATGTAGTGCAGGGTATCGCTCGACTAGGGTTGACCCGCGTGGTCGGCAGGCGACCCGACGTCCAGTGGAACGCTCAATATCGAATCAAGGAGTCGCGGCGGTGCAGTTCGACGTCCTCATCGAGATCCCGAAGGGATCGCGCAACAAGTACGAGGTGGACCACGACACCGGCAAGGTGAAGCTGGACCGCTACCTGTTCACGTCGTTCGGCTATCCCACCGACTACGGCTACATCGAAGACACCCTCGGCGAAGACGGTGACCCGCTGGATGCGCTGGTGCTGCTGCCCGAGCCGGTGTTCCCGGGCTGCATCGTCGAGGCGCGCCCGGTCGGCATGTTCCGGATGACCGATGAGGCCGGTGGCGACGACAAGGTGCTCTGCGTGCTGGCCGACCCGCGTTGGGACCACATCACCGACATCGGCGACGTCTCCGAGTTCGAGCTGGATGCGATCAAGCACTTCTTCGTGCATTACAAGGACCTCGAGCCGGGCAAGTTCGTCAAAGCCGCCGACTGGGTGGGCCGTGCCGAGGCCGAGGCCGAGGTCAACCGGTCGATCGAGCGGTACAAGACGTCCGGCGGCCACTAGCGATTCCACTGAATTTGCACACACGTAACACGACGTAACGTCGGTGCCGTATGGCGGTCCGATCATGACGGAATGTTGCTGCATCAGGGGATCGGCCTCGACGCGTTCAACGCCGTGCCGTTGCGCCGGGCCGTGCACTGCGTCTTCGAGTGCTGCTACAGCGTGCCGCTGGCCGCCGACCTGGCGCGCCAGCGTCCCTTCGACGACCACGAACAGTTGTTCCGCTGCGCTGATGCGCTGCTGTTCGGGCTGAGCGAGGAATCGATCGACTCGATCCTGCAGGCCTATCCCGACATCGGGCGGCGGCCCGGCAGCGAGAAGTCGGCGGCCGAACAATGCGCCATCATCGACGAGCGTCCCGAAGTGATGGCCGAGCTGACCGCCGCGTCGAAGGAATACCTGGCGCACTTCGGTTTCGGGTTTGTCATGTTCGTCAACGGGTTCTGCGCCGACGAGGTGCTGGCCGCCGCCCGCGACCGGATGCACAACGACCACGACACCGAACGCAAGGTGGTGCGCAACGAGCTCGCGCGCATCAACCGCACCCGGCTGGAGCGGATGCTGGGCCCAGAGGGCGGCTACGACAACTGGTGAGCTCAGCTGGCGTGCGCGGGCCGGTGCTCGTGCAGCCGACCGAGCACCTCACGCCCCAGTGCCGTCACGTCCTGAGTCGGTGACCCGGCGATCAGCGTAACACCGTCGGCCACCCCGGCCGACGCGATGTCCGAGATCAACCCGAGTAGGCCGGCGACCGTGCCGGCGTAGTGCACGGTGTTCGCGCCGACCGGTCCGAGCGCCCGGCGCGCCGTCCGGAAGTCAGCGGCGATGGCCACGACGATGTCGAGGATCGCCGCCGCCCCGTCCGAGCGGGCGTGGATGCGCTGGCGCATCCGCTGCGCCTGCTGCAAATCAGGGGCGCTGACCCGGGCGATCGGCTGCTTCCGATCGCCGTCGGTCAGCTCGCGTGATCCGGTGTCATCCGCCACGAAAAGCCGCACCCGGCGACGCTAACCGGGTGCCGCAGGCGCCGACCAGCGTTGCGATCAGCGCGAGCGAATCACCGCAGGGGTCCGGCGTCCTGCGCGGGCTCGGGTTCGGGTTCGGGCTTACCGCCGTTGCGAACATCGTGCACCCGGGTCTTGTACAAGCTGGCCACAGTGGTGATCAGCAGCGTGACGACGATGACACCGAGGCTGGCCAGGGTCGGGATCTCCGGGACCGGCACGTGCCGGCCGCCGTTGATGAACGGCAGCTCGTTCTCATGCAGCGCGTGCAGCAACAGCTTGATGCCGATGAAGCCGAGGATGAACGCCAGCCCCTGCGACAGGTACACCAAACGCTTGAGCAGGTCACCGAGCAGGAAGTACAGCTGGCGCAGCCCCATCAGCGCGAACACGTTGGCGGTGAACACCAGATAGGGCTCGCGGGTCAGGCCGTAGATCGCCGGAATGGAGTCCAGCGCGAACAGCAGATCGGTGGTGCCCAGCGCGATGATGACCAGGAACATCGGCGTCATCAACCTGGCCCCGCGGTGATCGCGCACCCAGAGTTTGAGACCGTCCCAGGTGTCGGTGAAGTTCAACCGCTTCTGCGCGAACCGCACCACCGCGTTGTCGGCGTCGTCGTCGTGGTCGGTGTCGCGGACCAGCTTGATCGCCGTGTACACCAGAAACGCGCCGAACAGGTAGAACACCCACGAGAACTGCTCGATGGCCACAGCACCCAGGGCGATGAAGATCCCACGGAACACCAGCGCCAGGATGATGCCGACCAGCAACGCCTGCTGCTGGTAGATCCGGGGCACCTTGAAGCTGGCCATGATGATCAAGAAGATGAACAGGTTGTCCACCGACAGGCTGTACTCGGTGAGCCAGCCTGCGTAGAACTCCACGCCGTACTGGCTGCCGTGGAAGAACCAGATCCACAAGCCGAATGCGACGGCCAAACCGACATAGATGCTCAGCGCTGTTCCGGTTTCCCGGCGCGACGGTTCGTGCGGACGCCGTCCGATCACGATGACATCGAAAAGCAGGATCGCCATCGTCACCGTGAGCGTGATCGCCCACTCCAGCCCACTGACGTTCATGAAACCTCCGGTCGTGTATTACGCCAGAGGTCTGTTCCGCCACCCGCACAGCAGGCAACCCGCGGCACCGGTCGACCGACGACGGACAACGTGATGACGACACCGCAGCGAAGGATTACTCCCCTCCAAGTTGGCCATTGTGCCAGCACCACCACCGACACGCGCAAATCGACGCCGCCCGGCCGCAGGACCCTGCGCCAGAGGCCTAGGGTTTGTACCCGTGACAACAGCGGATTCCAGGCCGCAGATCCCGAGCCAATTCGTCCAATCTGCGCACGCACCCCCACCGCGCACGCTGATCGACATCCTCTACGAGACCGCGCGCCGCCACCCCGAGGCGCCCGCGCTCGACGACGGCGAAGTACAGCTGACCTACGCCGAGCTGATCGGCGACATCGAAGACAGCGTGTCGTGGCTGGCTGCGCGCGGCATCGGCCGCGGCGACCGGATCGGGATCCGGATGCCCTCGGGCAGCTATGCGCTCTACGTCGCGATCCTGGCCACCCTGGCGGCCGGTGCGGCCTACGTGCCGGTCGACGCCGACGACCCGGCCGAGCGCGCCGAGTTGGTGTTCACCGAGGCCGACGTCGTCGCAGTGATCACCGAGCGCGGCCTGGTCCGGGGTCCCGGTGCGTCGCGGGGTTGGCGGGCGGCGGCACCGCTGAGCCGCGACGACGCATGGGTCATCTTCACCTCAGGCTCCACCGGAACGCCCAAGGGCGTGGCGGTCACCCACCGCAGCGCCGCGGCGTTCGTCGACGCCGAGGCCACGTTGTTCTGCCGGGACAACCCACTGGGCCCCGGTGACCGGGTGCTGGCCGGGCTGTCGGTGGGCTTCGACGCCTCGTGCGAGGAAATGTGGTTGGCCTGGCGCCATGGTGCCTGCCTGGTGCCCGCGCCGCGCTCACTGGTGCGCAGCGGGATGGACCTGGGCCCGTGGTTGGTCTCCCGCGACATCACCGTCGTCTCGACGGTGCCCACGCTGGCAGCGCTGTGGCCACCGGAGGCGCTGGAATCGGTGCGGCTGTTGATCTTCGGCGGCGAGGCCTGCCCCCCGGAGCTGGCCGAACGGCTGGCGGCCGGACCCGAAGGCGCCGGTCGCGAGGTCTGGAACACCTACGGACCCACCGAGGCCGCCGTGGTGTCGTGCGCAGCCCGGCTGACGGGTTCCGGCGCGGTCAGCATCGGGTTGCCGCTGCCCGGCTGGGATCTGGCGGTCGTCGACAACGCCGGAAATCCGGTCGGGCTCGGCCAGACCGGGGAACTGGTCATCGGTGGCGTCGGGTTGGCGCGCTACCTCGACGCCGACAAGGACGCCGAGAAGTTCGCCGCGATGCCGTCGCTGAGCCGACAAGGATCCTGGAGCCGCGCCTACCGCAGCGGTGACCTGGTGCGGCTGGAGGCCGACGGTCTGTACTTCATGGGCCGCGCCGACGACCAGGTCAAGGTCGGCGGGCGCCGGATCGAGCTCGGTGAGGTCGACACCGCACTGCTCAACCTGCCCGGGGTGGCCGGCGGGGCAGCCGCCGTCCGGCGCACCCGCAGCGGGACCCCGGTGCTGGTCGGTTACGTGGTCGCTGCCGACCCCGCGGGGTTCGATCTGGCCGGGGCGCGGGCCCAGCTCGCCGAGCGGTTGCCTGCTGCGCTGGTCCCGCGCCTGGCGCTGGTCGACGAGCTGCCGACCCGCACGTCGGGAAAGGTGGACCGCGACGCGCTGCCGTGGCCCGTCGGCGACGACCGGGACACCGACGGCGCGGCACTGCACGGAACCACCGGGTGGCTGGCCGAGCTGTGGCGGGAAGTGCTCGGCGCGCCGGTCGACGGGCCGCAGGCCGACTTCTTCGCCCTGGGCGGTGGCTCACTGTCGGCGGCCCAGTTGATCGCCGCGCTGCGCGCCCGCTACCCGCAGGTGACCGTCGCCGATCTCTACGACCATCCCCGGCTGGGGTCGCTGGCCGGCTATCTCGACGAGATGGCCCCGGCCCCGGAGGTGACGACACGTTCGGTGGCGCCGGTGCCACGCTGGTCGCAGGTGGTGCAGGTGATCTCGACGGTGCCGTTGGCGATGCTGGCCGGTGCACAGTGGCTGGTCTGGCTGGCGTTGGCCAACAACGTCGCCGCGCAGCTGTCGCTGGTGCCGTGGGCGCGGCCGGTCAGCTGGTGGTGGGTGCTGGCCGGGTTTCTCACGTTCGTCACTCCGCTGGGCCGCATGAGCATCGCCGCCGCGGGCGCGCGGGTGCTCGTCGGCAGCCTCGCCCCAGGCACCTACCGCCGTGGCGGTCCCGAGCACCTACGGGTGTGGTTGGCCGAACGGCTGGCCGCGGCCAGCGGCGCGGAGAACATGGCAGGCGCGCCCTGGCTGGTGTATTACGCACGGGCGCTGGGCAACTCGATCGGCAAGGGCGTGGATCTGCATTCCGCGCCACCGGTCACCGGGATGCTGACACTCGGACACCGGTGTGCGATCGAGCCCGAGGTCGACCTCACCGGCTACTGGATCGATGGTGACCTGTTCCACGTCGGTCCGATCACCGTCGGCAACGACGCCACCGTCGGTGCGCGCACCACCCTGTTGCCCGGCGCCATGGTGGGCAAGAACGCCGACGTCGCGCCGGGCTCGGCGGTGGTCGGCAAGGTCAAGAACGCGCAGTACTGGAAGGGTTCGCCCGCGGTGAAGTCGGGCAAGGCCAAGCACCCGTGGCCGGACCGGCGTCCCGGGCGCGCACCGCAGTGGGCGGTGGTGTTCGGTGTGACCTCGCTGCTGCTGGCATCGCTTCCGCTGGTGGCGCTGGGCTGCGGACTGGCGGTGATCGGCTGGGCGGTGCGCGCAACACCGTCGGTGACCGCCGCGGTGAACCCGGCGCTGCTGTGGCTGGTGCCGGCGACGTTGACCTCGCTGCTGGTCTACGCCGCGCTGACGGTGATCGGGGTGCGGGTGCTGGCGATCGGGCTGACCGAGGGCTACCACCCGGTGCGCAGCCGCCCCGGCTGGCAGCTGTGGGCCACCGAGCGGCTGATGGACGCGGCGCGCAACTACCTGTTCCCGATCTATGCCAGCCTGCTGACGCCGGCGTGGTTGCGTCTGCTCGGCGCCACGGTGGGCCGCGGCACCGAGATCTCGACGGTGCTGCTGATCCCGAAGTTCACCGTGGTCGAAGACGGCGCCTTTCTGGCCGACGACACGATGGTGGCGTCCTACGAGCTCGGCGGCGGGTGGATCCACGTCGCACGGGCCACCGTGGGCAAGCGGGCCTTCCTGGGCAACTCGGGCATCACCCAGCCTGGGCGGCGGGTCCCCGACGACGGGCTGGTGGCCGTGTTGTCGGCCACCCCGACCAAGGCCAAGACCGGGTCGTCGTGGCTGGGCAGCCCGCCGGTGCGGTTGCGCCGCAGACCCACCGCTGCCGATGCGCTGCGCACCTTCCACCCCTCGGCCCGGCTGAAGGTGCTGCGTGCCGCGGTGGAGAGCTGCCGGGTGACTGCGGTGGTGGTGACATTCGCGCTCGGCGTCGCCGTCTTCGCCGCATTGCAGGCAGTCATCGTCTCTCAGCACTGGTGGTGGGCAGCGCTGGCGGCCGGCCCGATCCTGCTGGCTGTCGGCGCGGTGGCCGGCGCGGTCGCGGTGCTCGCGAAATGGCTTGTGGTGGGCCCGATCCGGGTCAGCGAACACCCGTTGTGGTCGTCATTTGTCTGGCGCAACGAAGTGGCGGACACGTTTGTCGAGACCGTCGCGGCCCCGTGGTTCGCCCGCGCCGCGGCCGGCACCCCGGTGATGAACGTGTGGCTGCGCGCGCTCGGAGCGTCGATCGGGCGTGGCGTGTGGTGTGAGACGTATTGGCTGCCCGAAGCCGATCTGGTCACGCTGGGCGATGGATCGACCGTCAACCGGGGATGTGTGGTGCAGACACACCTCTTCCACGACAGGATCATGCGGATGGACACCGTCACCGTTGAGGCCGGGGCCACCCTCGGGCCGCACTGCATCGCGTTGCCGGCCGCGCGCATCGGCGCCGCCGCCACCGTCGGCCCGGCATCGCTGGTGATGCGCGGTGACGAAGTGCCGGCCTCCACCCGCTGGCAGGGCAATCCGATTGCGCCGTGGACTGCACGCCGTAAGAAGAACTCTGCCGAGGCTGGGACGAAACCGAAGAAGTCCGCGGCGGCGTGACGACCCGAAGACGACCAACCAAGAAGGGATCGGCACCGGTCATCGACCCCTACCTGCCCGGCACCGGCAACTTCGGGTATCGGGTGTCCCGTTACGAACTCGACCTCGACTACAAGGTGGCCAGTAACCGGCTGGCCGGCACTGTGACCGTGACAGCCGTGACCCTGGCTGAGCTCAAGGCGTTCACATTGGATCTGTCCGGCGCACTGACGGTGTCGAAAGTGTCGGTCAACGGCAGCCGACCGGCCCAGTTCCGCACCGCCGAGGACAAGTTGCACATCACCCTGGCCGAGCAGCTGCCCGCCGGCTCGGCGATGACGGTCACCGTGCGCTACGGCGGCAATCCCCGCCCGGTCCGGACCATCTGGGGCGCCGTGGGTTTCGAGGAGCTGACCGAGGGCGCGCTGGTGGCCGGGCAACCCAACGGGGCGTCCTCGTGGTTTCCGTGCGACGACCATCCGGCCGCCAAGGCCAGCTTCGGCATCCGGATCGCCGCCGAGAGTGCGTATTACGTGCTGGCCAACGGCAGGCTGACCGGGCGCCGTACCCGTGCCGGCACGACGACGTGGAACTACGAACAGGCCGAGCCGACGTCGACGTATCTGGTCACGCTGCAGGTCGGCATGTACAGCCGGGCGCGGATGAGCAAGAACGGCGTCGAGATCGCGGCCGTGTTGCCCGACCGGTTGCGCCGCGACTTCGACCACGACTTCGCCCGTCAGCCCCAGATGATGAAACTGTTCGTCGAACTGTTCGGCCCCTACCCGCTCTCGACCGGGTACACGGTGGTGATCACCGATGACGTGCTCGAGATCCCCCTGGAGGCACAGGGGATTTCGATTTTCGGCGCCAACCACTGCACCGGTACCCGCCGGTCCGAGCGGCTGATCGCGCACGAACTGGCCCACCAATGGTTCGGCAATTCGGTGACCGCGCAGCGGTGGCGCCACATCTGGCTGCATGAGGGCTTCGCCTGCTACGCGGAGTGGTTGTGGTCGCAGCACAGCGGTGGACGCAGCGCAGACGCCCTGGCCCGTCACTACCACCAGAAGTTGGCCAACTCGGCCCAGGATCTGATACTGGCCGACCCCGGGCCGAAGGACATGTTCGACGACCGCGTCTACAAGCGCGGGGCGCTGACCCTGCATGTGCTGCGCAGGCAGATCGGTGACACTGATTTCTTTGCCCTGCTTCGCGATTGGACCACACGATACCGGCACAGCACCGCGGTCACCGACGACTTCACCGGACTGGCCGCGCAGTACTCGGACCACTCGCTGCGGCCGCTGTGGCATGCCTGGCTGCACTCCCCCGATCTCCCACCATTGGACCTGGCGTGACCGATGCCACGGCCGGCCCGTCCGGTCCGGTCACCCGGGGCAGTATGGTGCGCGTCGGTACGGCCACCGCGATATCCGCATTGTGCGGGTACGCGGTGCTCTATCTGGCAGCACGCGACCTCGATCCGGCCGGCTTCTCGGTGTTCGGGGTCTTCTGGGGGGCGTTCGGGTTGGCCAGCGGCGCGGCGTTCGGTCTGCTGCAGGAGACCACCCGCGAAGTCCGGGCGGCGCCCTACGCACCGCCGGGTGCCGACCGCACCCGGCCGATCGGCGTCGCGGCCGGGGTGGGCATCGCCGCGGCGGCGGTGCTCGCGGTGACCTCACCGTGGTGGGCGAGCCACGTGTTCGTCGAGCAGCGCTCACTCTCGGTGGCGCTGCTGTGCTGCGGACTGGCCGGATTCTGCCTGCACACAACACTTCTGGGATTGCTGGCCGGAATCGGCCGATGGTCGCACTACGGCGCACTGATGGTCGCCGACGCCGCGTTGCGGGTCGCGGTGGCCGCCGCGGGATTCGTCGTCGGCTGGGGACTCGGTGGATATCTGTGGGCCACCGTGGCCGGCGCGATGGCATGGCTGGCGATGCTGGTGGTGTCACCGACCGCGCGGGTGGCCGCCGCGCTGCGGACCCCCGGCGGGACCCGGACCTTCCTGCGCGGCACCGGGCATTCGATCGCCGCGGCGGGCGCGTCGGCAGTGCTGGTGATGGGCTTCCCGGTGCTGTTGCAGGCCACCTCCGACGAGCTGGGGGCCGCAGGCGGAGTGGTGATCCTGGCGGTGACGTTGACGCGTGCGCCGCTGCTGGTTCCGCTGACGGCCATGCAGGGCAACCTGATTGCCCATTTCGTCGATCAGCGCGCGCACCGACTCCGGGCGTTGATCACCCCGGCCGCGTTGGTCGGCACGCTCGGGGCAGCCGGGGTGGTACTGGCCGGGCTGTTCGGTCCGTGGCTGCTGCGCGAGGCGTTCGGTGCGCAGTACGTCGCCGAGGGCACCCTGCTGGCGTGGCTGACCGGCGCGGCGGTGGCCATCGCGCTGCTGACGCTGACCGGGGCGGCGACGGTGGCCGCGGCGCTGCACCGCGCCTACGCCGCGGGCTGGGTGATCGCGACGGTGGCCTCGACACTGTTGCTGCTGTTACCGCTGGACCTGCAGGTACGCACTGTCGTCGCCCTGTTGTGCGGTCCACTGCTGGGCATCGTCGTGCACCTGGCCGCACTCGTTACGGTGGCATACCGTCCCCACCATCCCCCGCAGACGACGAAGGAGACACCGTGACCTGGTTGGTGACCGGCGGCGCCGGGTACATCGGCGCGCACGTGGTGCGGGCACTACGCGACGCCGGCGTGGCCACCGTGGTGATCGACGACCTGTCCACCGGTCGGGCGCAGTTCGTCCCCGACGGTGTGCCGTTCGTCGAGGCGAACCTGCTCGACGCCGAATCCGTGCGCGCGACGCTGAGCACCTACGGCGTGCGCGGGGTCATCCATATCGCGGGTTACAAATACGCCGGCGAATCGGTACGCCGGCCGCTGCACACCTACGAACAGAACGTGTCGGCGATGGTCACCCTGCTCACCCAAGCCACCGCCGCGGGCATCGACAAGGTGGTGTTCTCGTCCAGTGCGGCGACCTACGGCACACCGCAGACCGAGGTCGTCGACGAGCACACCGCGACCCGGCCCGAGTCGCCCTACGGTGAGACCAAGCTGATCGGCGAATGGCTGCTGCGCGACATCGCGGTGGCCACCGGGCTGCGCCACACCAGCCTGCGCTACTTCAACGTGGTCGGGTCCGGGTGTGACGACGTCTTCGACATCAGCCCGTTCAACCTCTTCCCCCGAGTGTTCGACATGCTGCTGGCCGGTCAGCGGCCACGGATCAACGGTGCGGACTACCCGACGCCGGACGGCACCTGCGTGCGCGACTATGTTCACGTCTCCGACATCGCTGCCGCCCACGTCGCGGCGGCTCGCCGCCTCGATGCCGGCGACCCCGTCGAGCCGGTCTACAACCTCGGCAGCGGGTCGGGGACATCGGTCCGCGAGATCATGACCACGATGCGCGCCGTCACCGGCATCGACTTCGAGCCCGAGGTGGCGGCCCGGCGGCCCGGCGACCCGGCCCGCATCGTCGCCAACGGCGATCTCGCCGCGCGCGACCTGAACTGGCGGATGCGGCATACGCTGCGCGACATGGTCGGTTCGGCATGGTCGGCGCGCCAGGCCGCCGGGCCGTCATTTCCGACCGCGGGGACGGGCCGCTGACCGGCACACGCAACTGGGTCGCCTGGACCGCCGTCGCGCTGATCGCGCTGCACCTGGCGGTCCGGGCGGTGCTCGCGTTCGGCGGTTACTTCTACTGGGACGACCTGATCCTGGTCGGACGCGCCGGAACCCAGGGGTTGCTGACCCCGGGCTACCTGTTCGACGACCACGACGGACACGTGATGCCCGGGGCATTCCTGCTGGCCGGGATCATCACCGTGCTGGCACCGCTGAACTGGGCAGGTCCGGCCGCCAGCCTGGTGGTGCTGGCCCTGCTGGCGTCGCTGGCGCTGCTGCGGGCCCTGTGGGTCATCCTCGGTTGGCGCCCGGTGATGTTGGCGCCGTTGATATTTGCGCTGTTCACCCCGTTGGCGGTACCGGGTTATGCGTGGTGGGCCGCGGCGCTGAACTCGCTGCCGATGCTCGCCGCGCTGGCCTGGGTGTGCGCCGATGCGATCCTGCTGGTGCGGACCGGCCGCCGACGCTACGCGGTGACCGGGGCGTTGGCCTATTTCGGCGGTCTGCTGTTCTTCGAGAAGTCCGGCATCATCCCGTTCGCTGCGTTCGTCGTAGCCGCGCTCTATTTCCACGTCACCGCCACCGCATCGGTGCGCCAGGTCTGGTGGCGGGGGCTTCGGCTGTGGACGGCCACCGCCGCGTTGACCGTCGGGTGGATCGGTGTGTATCTGGTGGTCGTCGACCAGCAGCGGTGGAGCTTCGATCTGACGATGACGTGGGATCTGCTGGCCCGCTCAATAACCCACGGCCTCATCCCCGGCCTGGCCGGCGGGCCCTGGGACTGGCAGCGCTGGGCACCGGCCTCGCCGTGGGGCACGCCCGGGGTGCCGGTGATGGTTCTGGGTTGGCTCGTGCTGGCTGTCGTGGTGGCGGTCTCGATGCTGCGCAAAGAACGCATCGGTGTGGTGTGGCTGGCCGCGGCCGGCTACGCGGTGGCCTGCCAGGTGCCGATCTATCTGATGCGTTCGTCGCGGTTCACCGCACTGGAGCTGGCGCAGACCCTGCGCTACCTGCCCGATCTGGTCGTCATGCTGGCGCTGCTGGGCGCGGTCGCGTTGTGTGCGCCCAACCGCGCCGGCTCGCGGTGGCTGGATCGATCGAGGCTTCGTTCGGCCGTGATCGTCGGTGCGACAACGGTCTTCGTGGCCAGCAGTCTGTACTCGACGGCCACCTTCCTCACCAGTTGGCGCGACAACCCGACCAAGACCTACCTG from Mycobacterium sp. SMC-4 includes:
- a CDS encoding 2-oxo-4-hydroxy-4-carboxy-5-ureidoimidazoline decarboxylase yields the protein MLLHQGIGLDAFNAVPLRRAVHCVFECCYSVPLAADLARQRPFDDHEQLFRCADALLFGLSEESIDSILQAYPDIGRRPGSEKSAAEQCAIIDERPEVMAELTAASKEYLAHFGFGFVMFVNGFCADEVLAAARDRMHNDHDTERKVVRNELARINRTRLERMLGPEGGYDNW
- a CDS encoding Pls/PosA family non-ribosomal peptide synthetase, with protein sequence MTTADSRPQIPSQFVQSAHAPPPRTLIDILYETARRHPEAPALDDGEVQLTYAELIGDIEDSVSWLAARGIGRGDRIGIRMPSGSYALYVAILATLAAGAAYVPVDADDPAERAELVFTEADVVAVITERGLVRGPGASRGWRAAAPLSRDDAWVIFTSGSTGTPKGVAVTHRSAAAFVDAEATLFCRDNPLGPGDRVLAGLSVGFDASCEEMWLAWRHGACLVPAPRSLVRSGMDLGPWLVSRDITVVSTVPTLAALWPPEALESVRLLIFGGEACPPELAERLAAGPEGAGREVWNTYGPTEAAVVSCAARLTGSGAVSIGLPLPGWDLAVVDNAGNPVGLGQTGELVIGGVGLARYLDADKDAEKFAAMPSLSRQGSWSRAYRSGDLVRLEADGLYFMGRADDQVKVGGRRIELGEVDTALLNLPGVAGGAAAVRRTRSGTPVLVGYVVAADPAGFDLAGARAQLAERLPAALVPRLALVDELPTRTSGKVDRDALPWPVGDDRDTDGAALHGTTGWLAELWREVLGAPVDGPQADFFALGGGSLSAAQLIAALRARYPQVTVADLYDHPRLGSLAGYLDEMAPAPEVTTRSVAPVPRWSQVVQVISTVPLAMLAGAQWLVWLALANNVAAQLSLVPWARPVSWWWVLAGFLTFVTPLGRMSIAAAGARVLVGSLAPGTYRRGGPEHLRVWLAERLAAASGAENMAGAPWLVYYARALGNSIGKGVDLHSAPPVTGMLTLGHRCAIEPEVDLTGYWIDGDLFHVGPITVGNDATVGARTTLLPGAMVGKNADVAPGSAVVGKVKNAQYWKGSPAVKSGKAKHPWPDRRPGRAPQWAVVFGVTSLLLASLPLVALGCGLAVIGWAVRATPSVTAAVNPALLWLVPATLTSLLVYAALTVIGVRVLAIGLTEGYHPVRSRPGWQLWATERLMDAARNYLFPIYASLLTPAWLRLLGATVGRGTEISTVLLIPKFTVVEDGAFLADDTMVASYELGGGWIHVARATVGKRAFLGNSGITQPGRRVPDDGLVAVLSATPTKAKTGSSWLGSPPVRLRRRPTAADALRTFHPSARLKVLRAAVESCRVTAVVVTFALGVAVFAALQAVIVSQHWWWAALAAGPILLAVGAVAGAVAVLAKWLVVGPIRVSEHPLWSSFVWRNEVADTFVETVAAPWFARAAAGTPVMNVWLRALGASIGRGVWCETYWLPEADLVTLGDGSTVNRGCVVQTHLFHDRIMRMDTVTVEAGATLGPHCIALPAARIGAAATVGPASLVMRGDEVPASTRWQGNPIAPWTARRKKNSAEAGTKPKKSAAA
- a CDS encoding inorganic diphosphatase — its product is MQFDVLIEIPKGSRNKYEVDHDTGKVKLDRYLFTSFGYPTDYGYIEDTLGEDGDPLDALVLLPEPVFPGCIVEARPVGMFRMTDEAGGDDKVLCVLADPRWDHITDIGDVSEFELDAIKHFFVHYKDLEPGKFVKAADWVGRAEAEAEVNRSIERYKTSGGH
- the dacB gene encoding D-alanyl-D-alanine carboxypeptidase/D-alanyl-D-alanine-endopeptidase → MRPTRWRRSTFVILGLAVVLLVTVVTAASVLAARQSGEQIAVPPAPAPASAQPGVVPVTDTSAMPTRRGLAAALAPVLADPNLGMFTGRIADAMSGEVLWEQGAQIPMQPASTNKTLTAAAALLALHREDRLTTRVITPSPGVIVLVGGGDPTLSAAPRGEDTWYRDAARIVDLADQVRRSGVTVQTVQVDISAYRGPSMAVGWDALDIDGGDIAPIESVMLDGGRTQPVSVESRRSKTPALDAGRALATALQVDPQTVRVLPTVAQGREIASVQSPPLMQRLREMMNFSDNVMAESIGREVADASGRPQSFDGAAEAVLATLDKAGIDTTGARLFDSSGLSVDDRLTAATLDEVNQAAAGTEVPELRPLVDLLPIAGGSGTLSYRYHDTDQGRAAVGYLRAKTGSLTGTNSLAGIVTDSDGRVLTFALLSNDAGPTGRTALDAFAATLRSCGCRT
- a CDS encoding TerC family protein; translated protein: MNVSGLEWAITLTVTMAILLFDVIVIGRRPHEPSRRETGTALSIYVGLAVAFGLWIWFFHGSQYGVEFYAGWLTEYSLSVDNLFIFLIIMASFKVPRIYQQQALLVGIILALVFRGIFIALGAVAIEQFSWVFYLFGAFLVYTAIKLVRDTDHDDDADNAVVRFAQKRLNFTDTWDGLKLWVRDHRGARLMTPMFLVIIALGTTDLLFALDSIPAIYGLTREPYLVFTANVFALMGLRQLYFLLGDLLKRLVYLSQGLAFILGFIGIKLLLHALHENELPFINGGRHVPVPEIPTLASLGVIVVTLLITTVASLYKTRVHDVRNGGKPEPEPEPAQDAGPLR